The following are encoded in a window of Phocoena phocoena chromosome 2, mPhoPho1.1, whole genome shotgun sequence genomic DNA:
- the MPHOSPH10 gene encoding U3 small nucleolar ribonucleoprotein protein MPP10, with protein sequence MAPRVWRRRTLERCLREVGKATDRPECFLTIQDELASKFTSLTKVLYDFSKILENDRKRGSPLQRLMINNFDDEQIWQQLELQNEPILQYFQNAVSEAIKDEDISLLSENEVQECEEDASEMEAGGEEDLEQDLEEEEEKVSDLSGDDPEEGERAINSSKLDLRKSADFSDEDSDLDFDISKLEQQSKVQNKVPRKPIEKSIVDDKFFKLSEMESFLENIEKEEEQKDDEEEEDIDFFEDVDSDEDGGLFGSQDLKSGKSSRNLKYKDFFDPVESDEDIASVHDDGDELVSSEEEEIAEEGEESFSEMDEDNDLEESGDSKQHKETLKRVTFALPDDEETEDTNVLNVQKDSDEVKSSFEIRQEKMNEKIASLEKQLLEKKPWQLQGEVTAQKRPENSLLEETLHFDHSIRMAPVITEETTVQLEDIIKQRIKDQAWDDVVRKEKPKEDAYEYKKRLTLDHEKSKLSLAEIYEQEYIKLNQQKTAEEENPEHVEIQKMMDSLFLKLDALSNFHFIPKPPVPEIKVVSNLPAVTMEEVAPVSVSDAALLAPEEVKEKNKAGDTKTAAEKTATDKKRERRKKKYRKHLKIKEKEKRRRLLEKSNPDRAGKYTKAVASEKLKQLTKTGKASLLKDEGKDKALKSSQAFFSKLQDQVKMQINDAKRTEKKKEKKQYISVHKLKL encoded by the exons ATGGCCCCGCGGGTGTGGCGTCGGCGGACCTTGGAGCGGTGCCTGAGGGAGGTCGGTAAAGCCACCGACCGCCCGGAATGCTTCCTCAC CATTCAAGATGAACTGGCATCAAAGTTTACTTCTTTAACAAAAGTACTTTATGACTTTAGTAAAATACTAGAGAATGACAGGAAACGTGGAAGTCCTTTACAAAGACTGATGATAAATAATTTTGATGATGAGCAGATTTGGCAACAACTGGAATTGCAGAATGAACCAATTTTACAGTACTTCCAGAATGCAGTTAGTGAAGCCATTAAAGATGAAGACATCAGTCTTCTCTCAGAGAATGAGGTGCAGGAGTGTGAAGAGGATGCCTCAGAGATGGAGGCCGGTGGCGAGGAGGACCTAGAACAAGAtttggaagaggaggaagagaaagtgtCAGACCTGAGTGGTGATGATCCTGAAGAGGGTGAGAGAGCTATAAACTCAAGCAAATTGGATCTGAGGAAAAGCGCAGATTTCAGTGATGAGGACTCTGATCTTGACTTTGATATCAGCAAATTGGAACAGCAGAGCAAGGTGCAAAACAAAGTGCCTAGGAAACCAATAGAAAAGTCCATAGTAGATGATAAATTCTTCAAACTCTCTGAAATGGAGAGCTTTTTAGAAAAcatagaaaaggaagaggaacaaaaagatgatgaagaggaggaggatatTGATTTTTTTGAAGATGTCGATTCCGATGAAGACGGAGGACTGTTTGGAAGTCAGGATCTTAAG TCAGGTAAAAGTTCCAGAAACCTGAAATACAAAGATTTCTTTGATCCAGTTGAAAGTGATGAAGACATAGCAAGTGTCCACGATGATGGTGATGAACTGGTTTCAAGTGAAGAGGAAGAAATTgctgaagaaggagaagaaagcttTTCTGAGAT GGATGAAGATAATGACCTTGAAGAAAGTGGAGACAGTAAACAACACAAAGAAACCTTGAAAAGAGTGACCTTTGCTTTGCCagatgatgaggaaactgaagatacAAATGTCTTAAATGTACAGAAAGACTCTGATGAAGTCAAATCCTCTTTTGAAATAAGACAGGAAAAG atgaatgaaaaaattgCATCTTTGGAAAAACAGTTGTTGGAAAAGAAACCTTGGCAACTTCAAGGGGAAGTGACAGCACAGAAGCGGCCTGAGAACAGCCTCCTAGAAGAGACCTTGCACTTTGACCACTCCATCCGTATGG CACCTGTAATCACAGAGGAAACCACTGTTCAACTAGAAGATATCATTAAGCAGAGGATAAAAGATCAG GCTTGGGATGATGTTGTACGTAAAGAAAAACCTAAAGAGGATGCATATGAGTATAAAAAGCGTTTAACACTGGACCATGAGAAGAGTAAGTTGAGCCTTGCTGAAATTTATGAACAGGAGTACATCAAACTCAACCAG CAAAAAACAGCAGAGGAAGAAAATCCAGAGCACGTAGAAATTCAGAAGATGATGGATTCCCTCTTCTTAAAATTGGATGCCCTCTCCAACTTCCATTTCATCCCCAAGCCG CCTGTTCCAGAGATTAAAGTTGTGTCGAATCTGCCAGCCGTCACCATGGAGGAGGTCGCCCCAGTGAGTGTCAGCGATGCAGCCCTGCTGGCCCCAGAGGAAGTCAAG gagaaaaataaagctggagatACAAAAACAGCTGCTGAGAAAACAGCTACAGACAAGAAacgagaaaggaggaaaaagaaatatcgaaagcatttgaaaataaaggagaaagaaaagcggagAAGACTTCTTGAAAAGAGCAACCCAGACCGAGCAGGGAAATACACCAAAGCAGTAGCTTCCGAGAAGTTAAAACAGCTAACCAAGACAGGCAAAGCTTCACTGTTAAAG gatGAAGGTAAAGACAAAGCCTTAAAATCATCACAAGCATTCTTTTCTAAATTACAAGATCaagtaaaaatgcaaataaatgatgcaaagagaacagagaagaaaaaggagaaaaaacagtaTATTTCTGTTCATAAATTAAAACTGTAA
- the MCEE gene encoding methylmalonyl-CoA epimerase, mitochondrial → MARVLKAAVASAVGLFPRLQTPVPTVRTFSMSLSSHQVAGPVWNLGRLNHVAVAVPDLEKAKAFYKNVLGAQVGETVPLPEHGVSVVFVNLGNTKMELLHPLGNDSPIAGFLQKNKAGGMHHICIEVDNINAAVMDLKEKKIRILSEEAKIGAHGKPVIFLHPKDCGGVLVELEQV, encoded by the exons ATGGCGCGTGTGCTGAAGGCGGCGGTTGCGAGCGCCGTAG GGCTTTTTCCCAGACTTCAAACTCCAGTTCCAACAGTAAGAACTTTTTCCATGTCCCTGTCCTCGCATCAAGTGGCTGGTCCGGTATGGAACCTCGGTCGACTCAATCATGTCGCAGTAGCAGTGCCAGACTTGGAAAAGGCCAAGGCATTTTATAAGAACGTTCTCGGGGCCCAGGTAGGTGAGACGGTCCCTCTTCCTGAGCATGGAGTATCCGTTGTTTTTGTCAACCTGGGAAATACCAAGATGGAGCTGCTTCATCCACTGGGAAATGACAGTCCAATTGCAGGTTTTCTGCAGAAGAACAAGGCTGGAGGAATGCATCACATCTGCATTGAG GTGGATAATATAAATGCAGCTGTGAtggatttgaaagaaaagaagattcGTATTCTAAGTGAAGAGGCCAAAATAGGAGCACACGGAAAACCAGTGATTTTTCTCCATCCTAAAGACTGTGGTGGAGTCCTTGTGGAACTGGAGCAAGTGTGA